A region from the Mycobacterium heidelbergense genome encodes:
- a CDS encoding formylglycine-generating enzyme family protein produces the protein MLTELVDLPGGSFRMGSTSFYPEEAPIHTATVGLFAIERHPVTNAQFAEFVAATGYVTVAEQPIDPALYPGADPEGLCPGAMVFRPTPGPVDLRDWRQWWDWAPGASWRHPFGPDSEVADRADHPVVQVAYPDAAAYARWAGRRLPTEAEWEYAARAGSTTTYSWGDEAAPDGQLMANTWQGKFPYRNDGALGWVGTSPVGTFPANGFGLVDMIGNVWEWTATEFSAHHRLDRPPKACCAPSGPADPGVSQTLKGGSHLCAPEYCHRYRPAARSPQSQDTATTHIGFRCVVGPA, from the coding sequence GTGCTTACCGAGTTGGTCGACCTGCCGGGCGGATCGTTCCGCATGGGTTCGACGAGCTTCTACCCGGAAGAGGCGCCGATCCATACCGCGACCGTGGGTCTGTTCGCGATAGAGCGGCACCCGGTGACCAATGCGCAGTTCGCCGAATTCGTCGCCGCCACAGGCTATGTGACGGTCGCCGAGCAACCGATCGACCCGGCGCTGTACCCCGGCGCGGATCCCGAAGGCCTGTGTCCGGGCGCTATGGTCTTCCGCCCGACGCCGGGCCCGGTCGATCTGCGCGACTGGCGGCAATGGTGGGACTGGGCACCCGGCGCGAGCTGGCGTCATCCGTTCGGGCCGGACAGCGAGGTCGCGGACCGCGCCGATCACCCCGTCGTGCAGGTGGCATACCCCGACGCCGCGGCCTACGCGCGCTGGGCCGGGCGGCGGCTGCCGACCGAGGCCGAATGGGAGTATGCGGCCCGCGCCGGAAGCACCACCACCTACTCGTGGGGCGACGAGGCGGCCCCCGACGGTCAACTGATGGCCAACACCTGGCAGGGCAAGTTCCCCTATCGGAACGACGGCGCGCTCGGCTGGGTGGGAACGTCGCCCGTGGGCACCTTTCCGGCCAACGGGTTCGGGCTGGTCGACATGATCGGCAACGTCTGGGAGTGGACCGCCACCGAGTTTTCCGCGCACCACCGGCTTGATCGGCCGCCGAAAGCCTGTTGCGCCCCATCGGGTCCCGCCGATCCGGGCGTCAGCCAGACGTTGAAGGGTGGTTCGCACCTGTGCGCGCCGGAGTACTGCCACCGCTACCGGCCGGCCGCGCGGTCACCGCAATCGCAGGACACCGCGACGACCCACATCGGCTTTCGGTGTGTGGTTGGGCCGGCATAG
- a CDS encoding DUF4436 domain-containing protein, whose translation MTTEAMPPAPPEARGPRIAIAFGIIVALVVIYVLSLIAVHLLAKSAPPLPAVDLSKVEADDSVVQVRLEKLDTVANRLTVNVLVYPKDSLYDKNFGVLTTDAAVRLYPENDLGDLQYPVGKAPAQVSTTIEAQGDPGNWPFDAYKTQVIAADVFTGTGQSREKVPARVEVTGKLDGWDATVNRVHDSEDSNPDVQDDVTITLHRSKGPLIFDFGICLVLIALPVLALWVAIPMALGRTSFLPPFITWYAAMLFAIVPLRNILPGGPPFGSWIDQAVVLWVLIGLVTAMTLFLVAWWRNRDRKQPKKA comes from the coding sequence ATGACTACCGAGGCTATGCCGCCGGCGCCGCCCGAGGCGCGAGGACCGCGCATCGCGATCGCGTTCGGCATCATAGTGGCGCTCGTCGTCATCTATGTCCTGTCGCTGATCGCGGTACACCTGCTGGCCAAGTCGGCGCCGCCGCTGCCGGCCGTCGACCTCAGCAAGGTCGAGGCCGACGACAGCGTCGTGCAGGTGCGCCTCGAGAAGCTGGATACCGTCGCAAACCGCCTGACGGTGAATGTTCTTGTCTATCCCAAGGATTCGCTGTACGACAAGAACTTCGGCGTGCTCACCACCGACGCGGCCGTGCGCCTGTATCCGGAGAACGACCTCGGCGACCTGCAGTACCCGGTCGGAAAGGCGCCGGCCCAAGTCAGCACCACCATCGAGGCGCAGGGCGATCCCGGTAACTGGCCATTCGACGCGTACAAAACGCAGGTGATCGCGGCCGACGTGTTCACCGGTACCGGCCAAAGCCGGGAAAAGGTGCCCGCCCGCGTCGAAGTGACCGGAAAGCTGGATGGTTGGGACGCTACCGTCAACCGCGTCCACGACTCCGAGGATTCCAACCCGGATGTCCAGGACGACGTGACCATCACGCTGCACAGGTCCAAGGGCCCGCTGATCTTCGACTTCGGAATCTGCCTGGTCCTCATCGCCCTGCCCGTGCTGGCGTTGTGGGTGGCCATTCCGATGGCGTTGGGCAGGACGTCCTTCCTGCCGCCGTTCATCACGTGGTACGCCGCGATGCTGTTCGCCATTGTCCCGCTGCGCAACATCCTCCCGGGCGGCCCGCCGTTCGGTTCGTGGATCGACCAGGCCGTCGTGCTGTGGGTGTTGATCGGCCTCGTCACCGCGATGACCCTGTTCCTGGTCGCCTGGTGGCGAAACCGAGATCGAAAGCAGCCGAAGAAGGCCTGA